From the genome of Cryomorphaceae bacterium:
AATCCTGTGGCCATTGCGGCCGTGCGGGTTCGATTCCCGCTCCGGGTACTTTTTCAAACTGTTTTCAGGAGGCCTCCAAAGGAATGGCGCGGCCTGGGTGAAATCCAATCAGTCTTCCTTTTTCTTTTTGGCCTTGCTTTTGGCCTTTTTCTCAGGGGCTTTCGTCTCAGTGGCTTCTTCTTTCTGAGCGCTTTCTTCAGAAGTAGCTTCTTCCCCTTCGGTTTGATCGTCAATCAGCCCGGCGGTTACAAGCAGGTTGTACCACTTGTAGAGTTTTTTCAGGTCTGAATTGTACACGCGGCTCTCGTCGTAATCGGGAACGATGGCGCGCAGGGTTTCCGACATCCATTCGGGGCTGTGGTCGCTGGCAGGGGTTTCCTTCTCTTCAAAATGCTTCCACATCTTCACAAACACATCCACCAGGGGAACATCATCGGTGGTGGTGAAAATGCTGATGTCGGAAAGCGCACTAACCTTGTCGCTGGTTCTAACCGGAATACGCTTGCTATCGGTGAGCGATTCGGCAATGAGCCCGTTTTTTGACCTTCCTACCACTTTGTACAATCCGGGTTTTCCGGCTACGCTGATGATGATGCTTAAATCCATGTTGATGTGTTAAGGTGGTGCAAAAGTAAAAATCTACCTCTCAGTTACAACTACGCGCAGAGTTTGCGGACCCGACGATGTCTCAATCCGAATCAGGTAAACACCGGCCGGCCAATTTTGCGTGGCTATTTCAATGGGGCTGGAGGCGGCATGCTGCGGCTCAAAACTGTGAATTATTCTGCCGTCTGCTCCGAAAACGGTAATGTGCATTGCGCGCTCATTTCCAGTAATCCAGAGGTTGTCGCTCACCGGGTTAGGGTACGCTTGCCACGATGCATATTGCGATTCCTTCACGGAGGTGATGAGGAAGTTTTCAGGCCCGGAAATCGTCGCGCAGCCCGCTTCGTTACTTACCTCCACGGTGTAATCTCCGCTTTGGGTGGGTACGAAAAAATGTTGATTGGCATTTTCCAGCAAACCACCATTCAGATACCACTGATAAGTCCATGTGCTGTCATAGACCGTGAGCAGGGTGTCCCACTGGATGGTGATTTCAGCTTCGGGAAGGGGCGAAAAAACGACGTGAATCGTGTCCGACCGGCCGATACAGCCCGCATCGTTCAGTACTTCCACCCACCACGAGCTGTTTGTATCGGGATTCTGAAAGGAATCCGTTTCTCCCGTGTTCCAGAGGTAGGAATTGTAGCTGTCGGTTGTTTGAAGCAGGAGATCATCGCCTTCGCAAAGCAGAAGCGTACCTGCTTCATTGAGTTGCGGTTGAAACCAAAGAGCGTTGACTGCTGCCTCTGCGTCGAGCTTACCTGTTCCGTATGCGTTGTTGGGCACAACTCCGGTGAAATCATCGGGATAGGTGTGGTTGAGAATGGCGTCGCGAATGGTTTCCACGTTGGCCTGAGGACACATTTCCAACAATAGCGCGGCTGCACCCGATACCACCGGCGATGCCATACTTGTTCCCCCGTTTCGGTAGTGCATGCCGCCCTGGGCAACCTTAAAGGGTTCGTTGTTGATGAGTGCGGCCAGTGTGCTGAACTTGGCGGTGCTGAGGGTTAAATCTCCCGAGGCTGAAACCTCCGGTTTTAACCGCTCATCGCGTGTTGGTCCGTGACTTGAGTTGATGCTGAGCAAGCCTGCGGGGTGCGAAAAGGTTTGCAAATTGCCGTTGTAGTCAATGTATTGGTCGCGATTGGCGTAATTACCTACTGTGATGACTTTGGGAGAACATGCCCATGAACCTACAATGTGTTTGTGTTTGTCGGGAGCGCGGTAGTGGGCCATGTCGGGGTACACAGCTTCCGATGGCAGGTTGTTCCATAGCATGTTCGAAGTCCCGAGAACGGAAGTTGACCACACGTCAAATCTTCCCTGTCCGGTGGTAATAAACCTGAATCTGTACTGAGCAGAATCGGGCGTAGCCATGTGCACCTGCAAGCGGTATTGCCCACCGCGCGGAATGCTGAAATAGTCCACCACGCCCAATGCATTGCCACTTAAACTCCAAAGGGTGTCTGTAACCACCTCGTTGAGCGATGCCTCAATTTGCCGGAAAGGGGTTCGCCCTCTGAATTGGAGCGAAGGATTGACCCGGTCAGCCCCTATAGCGAAGTGCACATCCTGAAAATCGGCGGTATCGGCCCAAAGCTCAAAAAATACGGCCCCGTAGCCCAGCCCGCTGTTGTTGTTGTGCATGAACCATGTAAAAGCGGTGTCGGCCGTTACGTTGTAGCCGAGGTGGTAGGGAGCCCAGTTTCCGGAGTTTCCGGCGGCGGCTACCACCACACGGCCGGGCTGGGCGCTGATCATGCTGTCAATGAGTAGCGCTGCCACGTCCA
Proteins encoded in this window:
- a CDS encoding T9SS C-terminal target domain-containing protein produces the protein MTFRILLICSLGILPGLFAFGQKTHMDFGLKATLERTPSAKMIHMAAVGDATAIAGAVNELGGSILHRTGNMVSFRIPVGEISQLDGVPGIDYLEFTGSSGKPLNDSMLVNSRFIAVHQGFSGWPEGLTGKDVVVGLVDTGIELLHPDFQHADGSTRVKYLWDQTQNGTGPEPFGYGAEWNAAEIDSGITGHQDQPQWFGHGSTVSGTAAGNGLAIEDFKGAAPDADLVVVSSQFGVPNWTLTVADAVQYIFNKADELGKPCVVNLSLGTYSGSRDGLDVAALLIDSMISAQPGRVVVAAAGNSGNWAPYHLGYNVTADTAFTWFMHNNNSGLGYGAVFFELWADTADFQDVHFAIGADRVNPSLQFRGRTPFRQIEASLNEVVTDTLWSLSGNALGVVDYFSIPRGGQYRLQVHMATPDSAQYRFRFITTGQGRFDVWSTSVLGTSNMLWNNLPSEAVYPDMAHYRAPDKHKHIVGSWACSPKVITVGNYANRDQYIDYNGNLQTFSHPAGLLSINSSHGPTRDERLKPEVSASGDLTLSTAKFSTLAALINNEPFKVAQGGMHYRNGGTSMASPVVSGAAALLLEMCPQANVETIRDAILNHTYPDDFTGVVPNNAYGTGKLDAEAAVNALWFQPQLNEAGTLLLCEGDDLLLQTTDSYNSYLWNTGETDSFQNPDTNSSWWVEVLNDAGCIGRSDTIHVVFSPLPEAEITIQWDTLLTVYDSTWTYQWYLNGGLLENANQHFFVPTQSGDYTVEVSNEAGCATISGPENFLITSVKESQYASWQAYPNPVSDNLWITGNERAMHITVFGADGRIIHSFEPQHAASSPIEIATQNWPAGVYLIRIETSSGPQTLRVVVTER